In the genome of Caulobacter flavus, the window GGGGCGCCGGCGGGGGCGGGGAAAGGCTGGCGGAAGGTGAAGGCGGCGGGCGTGGGTCCGTTCGCCGCCAGCAGGGCGATCTTCTCCATCGCCTCCTCGACGGTTGGCCGATGGCCGGCCGGAACCCACCACAGGGCCATGTGCGGGCCTTGCGCCGGTTCGAACCATTCGCGCCGCCGCCGCATGATCTCCACGTGGGCCGAGCGGTAGACATAGGCCCCCAGCGACGGGATGTCGGTCCAGGTCGACAGGTTGGGGATCAGAAGCGGGTCGCCGTCGATCGAAAGGTCGGTGGCGTTGTTCCCGTCGCCCTTCAGCCGCCATACGAAACCCGGCGAGCCCTCGGCCAGCAGGTTGATGCGGTCGAGGTTGTCGGCGAAGTCCCTGATCGACGGATGGTCGATCGGCGCCTTCAGGCGGCCGATATTGACCTGGGCCAGCTCGAATGCCGCCATGACGTCCTCCCGGTTGTGCTTGTCCTTCGGAAGTAGGCGCCGGGCGGCCGTCGCGAAAGGGGCCTAGCCGCGGATCAGGCGTTCCAGCACGCCGAACACCTCCGCCTCGTCCCAGAGCCGGTGGGCATGGCTCAGTACGACGCGGCCGTCGGCGCCGAGCACGGCCAGGTC includes:
- a CDS encoding DUF3291 domain-containing protein, whose protein sequence is MAAFELAQVNIGRLKAPIDHPSIRDFADNLDRINLLAEGSPGFVWRLKGDGNNATDLSIDGDPLLIPNLSTWTDIPSLGAYVYRSAHVEIMRRRREWFEPAQGPHMALWWVPAGHRPTVEEAMEKIALLAANGPTPAAFTFRQPFPAPAGAPGDPGAQPVLDECA